A part of Streptomyces sp. NBC_01451 genomic DNA contains:
- a CDS encoding Cgl0159 family (beta/alpha)8-fold protein, with protein sequence MDVSALAATRARHPEAIAEAAARRTRRPLLGDSGRLMIVAADHPARGALGVGNRKLAMANRADLLERLCLALSRPGVDGVLATADILDDLLLLGALDGKVVMGSMNRGGLSGASFELDDRFTGHRPEDMARLGFDAGKLLVRIDYDDPGSLTTLESTAHAIDAMAERRLPLFVEPFISRRGPDGKLRNDLSAEAVTKSIAIASGLGGSSAYTWLKVPVTENPDDMAEVMQTSTLPAVLLGGEVGDDQEGAYEKWRGALQLPTVQGLVVGRSLLYPADGDVSAAVDTAVGLL encoded by the coding sequence GTGGACGTCTCCGCCCTCGCCGCCACCCGAGCCCGTCACCCCGAGGCCATCGCGGAGGCCGCCGCCCGGCGGACCCGCCGCCCGCTTCTCGGGGACTCCGGCCGGCTGATGATCGTCGCCGCGGACCACCCGGCCCGCGGTGCCCTCGGCGTCGGCAACCGCAAGCTGGCCATGGCCAACCGAGCCGACCTGCTCGAACGGCTGTGCCTCGCGCTGTCCCGCCCGGGGGTCGACGGTGTCCTCGCGACCGCCGACATCCTGGACGACCTGCTCCTCCTCGGCGCCCTCGACGGCAAGGTCGTCATGGGGTCGATGAACCGCGGCGGCCTCTCCGGCGCCAGCTTCGAACTCGACGACCGCTTCACCGGCCACCGCCCCGAGGACATGGCGCGCCTCGGCTTCGACGCCGGCAAGCTGCTCGTGCGCATCGACTACGACGACCCGGGTTCCCTCACCACCCTGGAGTCCACGGCCCACGCCATCGACGCGATGGCCGAGCGCCGACTCCCGCTCTTCGTCGAGCCGTTCATCAGCAGGCGCGGCCCCGACGGCAAGCTCCGCAACGACCTCTCCGCCGAGGCCGTCACCAAGTCCATCGCCATCGCCTCTGGCCTGGGCGGCAGTTCGGCGTACACCTGGCTGAAGGTCCCCGTCACCGAGAACCCGGACGACATGGCCGAGGTCATGCAGACCTCCACCCTGCCTGCCGTGCTGCTCGGCGGCGAGGTCGGGGACGACCAGGAGGGCGCGTACGAGAAGTGGCGTGGCGCGCTCCAACTCCCCACCGTCCAGGGCCTCGTGGTGGGCCGCTCGCTGCTGTACCCGGCGGACGGCGATGTGTCCGCCGCCGTGGACACCGCCGTCGGACTGTTGTGA
- a CDS encoding GNAT family N-acetyltransferase: MSRTSPGDFSVKPVLTGDKAVLRPFREADAEVMAEIVEDPEVIRLTFEPDTAITMERLRAWYGSRSDHTDRLDLGVTDRVTGELVGEVVLYEWDPAARSCTFRTLLGPKGRGRGLGTEATRLILAYGFEQLGLHRIELQAWAHNHRALRVYEKVGFVVEGVRREVHLRDGEWADEVLMAILDHEWAAGAGVSATAR, translated from the coding sequence ATGAGTCGTACGAGCCCCGGGGACTTCTCCGTCAAACCCGTTCTCACCGGTGACAAGGCCGTGCTGCGGCCGTTCCGCGAGGCCGATGCCGAGGTGATGGCCGAGATCGTCGAGGACCCCGAGGTCATCCGCCTCACCTTCGAGCCGGACACCGCGATCACCATGGAGCGGCTGCGCGCCTGGTACGGCTCCCGGTCCGACCACACCGACCGCCTCGATCTGGGCGTGACCGACCGTGTCACCGGTGAACTCGTGGGCGAGGTCGTGCTGTACGAGTGGGATCCCGCCGCCCGCAGCTGCACCTTCCGCACGCTGCTGGGACCGAAGGGTCGTGGACGCGGACTCGGTACCGAGGCGACCCGGCTCATCCTTGCGTACGGCTTCGAGCAACTCGGTCTGCATCGCATCGAGTTGCAGGCCTGGGCCCACAACCACCGGGCCCTGCGCGTCTACGAGAAGGTCGGCTTCGTGGTGGAGGGAGTGCGCCGCGAGGTCCATCTGCGGGACGGCGAATGGGCAGACGAGGTGCTGATGGCGATCCTGGACCACGAGTGGGCGGCCGGGGCCGGCGTCAGCGCCACGGCTCGATGA
- the iolC gene encoding 5-dehydro-2-deoxygluconokinase yields the protein MAYDLITMGRIGVDLYPLQTGVPLAQVTSFGKFLGGSATNVAVAASRLGHGTAVITRTGDDAFGRYLHDALRDFGVDDRWVTSVPGLNTPVTFCEVFPPDDFPLYFYRQPKAPDLEIDAHELDLDAVGEASIFWVTGTGLSEEPSRTATLAALAHRAKSGTTVFDLDWRPMFWSDPESARPFYTEALRHTTVAVGNLDEVEVATGVREPHAAARALLDAGVELAVVKQGPKGVLAVNSKGETAEVPPLPVTVLNGLGAGDAFGGSLCHGLLEGWDLERIMRYANAAGAIVASRLECSSAMPTPTEVEAALAAGAVL from the coding sequence ATGGCGTACGACCTGATCACCATGGGGCGGATCGGAGTGGACCTGTATCCACTGCAGACCGGTGTGCCGCTCGCCCAGGTGACGTCCTTCGGGAAGTTCCTCGGCGGCTCGGCGACGAACGTCGCGGTCGCCGCGTCCCGCCTCGGACACGGCACCGCGGTGATCACGCGCACCGGCGACGACGCCTTCGGGCGCTATCTGCACGACGCCCTGCGCGACTTCGGCGTCGACGACCGCTGGGTCACGTCGGTCCCCGGCCTCAACACCCCGGTCACGTTCTGCGAGGTGTTCCCGCCGGACGACTTCCCGCTGTACTTCTACCGGCAGCCCAAGGCGCCGGATCTTGAGATCGACGCCCACGAGCTGGACCTGGACGCGGTCGGCGAGGCGAGCATCTTCTGGGTCACGGGCACCGGCCTGAGCGAGGAGCCCAGCCGCACGGCGACCCTGGCCGCTCTCGCCCACCGCGCCAAGTCCGGTACGACGGTCTTCGACCTCGACTGGCGCCCCATGTTCTGGAGCGACCCCGAGTCGGCGCGTCCCTTCTACACCGAGGCCCTGCGCCACACCACCGTCGCCGTCGGCAACCTCGACGAGGTGGAGGTGGCGACCGGCGTACGCGAGCCGCACGCCGCAGCCCGCGCCCTCCTCGACGCCGGTGTCGAACTGGCGGTCGTCAAGCAGGGCCCGAAGGGTGTTCTCGCCGTCAACAGCAAGGGCGAGACGGCCGAGGTGCCCCCGCTCCCGGTGACCGTCCTCAACGGCCTCGGCGCCGGTGACGCCTTCGGTGGTTCCCTCTGCCACGGCCTCCTCGAAGGCTGGGACCTGGAACGCATCATGCGGTACGCCAACGCGGCCGGCGCGATCGTCGCCTCCCGCCTGGAGTGCTCGTCGGCGATGCCCACCCCGACCGAGGTCGAGGCGGCACTCGCGGCGGGAGCGGTTCTGTGA
- the mmsA gene encoding CoA-acylating methylmalonate-semialdehyde dehydrogenase produces the protein MTKIVNHWIGGKTVEGASGTYGPVTDPATGAVTTNVAFATVDEVDAAVAAAKDAYATWGKSSLAKRSTILFKFRALLDANRDAIAELITAEHGKVHSDALGEVARGLEIVELACGITVQLKGELSTEVASRVDVSSIRQPLGVVAGITPFNFPAMVPMWMFPIAIACGNTFVLKPSEKDPSAAMKLAELLAEAGLPDGVFNVVHGDKVAVDRLLEHPDVKAVSFVGSTPIARYIHTTASANGKRVQALGGAKNHMLVLPDADLDAAADAAVSAAYGSAGERCMAISAVVAVGAIGDELVAKIRERAEKIKIGPGNDPTSEMGPLITAVHRDKVASYVTGAAAEGADVVLDGSGYTVEGFEDGHWIGISLLDKVPTSAKAYQDEIFGPVLCVLRVDTYDEGVALINSSPFGNGTAIFTRDGGAARRFQLEIEAGMVGVNVPIPVPVGYHSFGGWKDSLFGDHHIYGNDGTHFYTRGKVVTTRWPDPADGPSGVDLGFPRNH, from the coding sequence ATGACGAAGATCGTCAACCACTGGATCGGCGGCAAGACCGTCGAGGGCGCGTCGGGCACGTACGGGCCGGTCACCGACCCCGCGACCGGCGCGGTCACCACGAACGTCGCCTTCGCGACCGTCGACGAGGTCGACGCGGCCGTAGCCGCGGCCAAGGACGCGTACGCGACCTGGGGCAAGTCGTCCCTCGCGAAGAGGAGCACCATCCTCTTCAAGTTCCGCGCGCTGCTGGACGCCAACCGCGACGCGATCGCCGAGCTGATCACGGCGGAGCACGGCAAGGTGCACTCCGACGCGCTCGGCGAGGTAGCCCGAGGCCTGGAGATCGTAGAACTGGCGTGCGGTATCACCGTGCAGCTGAAGGGCGAGCTGTCGACGGAGGTGGCGAGCCGTGTCGACGTCTCGTCGATCCGCCAGCCCCTCGGCGTCGTCGCGGGCATCACGCCGTTCAACTTCCCGGCCATGGTGCCGATGTGGATGTTCCCGATCGCCATCGCGTGCGGCAACACCTTCGTGCTGAAGCCGTCGGAGAAGGACCCGTCGGCGGCGATGAAGCTCGCCGAGCTGCTGGCCGAGGCGGGCCTGCCGGACGGCGTCTTCAACGTGGTCCACGGTGACAAGGTGGCGGTGGACCGCCTCCTGGAGCACCCGGACGTCAAGGCGGTCTCCTTCGTGGGCTCGACCCCGATCGCCCGCTACATCCACACCACGGCCTCGGCGAACGGCAAGCGCGTCCAGGCCCTGGGCGGCGCCAAGAACCACATGCTGGTCCTCCCGGACGCGGACCTGGACGCGGCGGCCGACGCCGCCGTCTCCGCCGCCTACGGCTCGGCGGGCGAACGCTGCATGGCGATCTCGGCAGTGGTCGCGGTGGGCGCGATCGGCGACGAGCTGGTGGCGAAGATCCGCGAACGCGCCGAGAAGATCAAGATCGGCCCCGGCAACGACCCCACCTCCGAGATGGGCCCGCTGATCACCGCCGTCCACCGCGACAAGGTGGCCTCGTACGTCACCGGCGCGGCGGCCGAGGGCGCCGACGTCGTCCTCGACGGCAGCGGCTACACGGTCGAGGGCTTCGAGGACGGCCACTGGATCGGCATCTCGCTCCTCGACAAGGTGCCCACCTCCGCGAAGGCCTACCAGGACGAGATCTTCGGCCCGGTGCTGTGCGTGCTCCGCGTGGACACGTACGACGAGGGCGTGGCGCTGATCAACAGCTCCCCCTTCGGCAACGGCACCGCGATCTTCACCCGGGACGGCGGCGCCGCCCGCCGCTTCCAGCTGGAGATCGAGGCCGGCATGGTCGGCGTCAACGTCCCGATCCCCGTCCCGGTGGGCTACCACTCCTTCGGCGGCTGGAAGGACTCCCTCTTCGGGGACCACCACATCTACGGCAACGACGGCACCCACTTCTACACCCGCGGCAAGGTCGTCACGACCCGCTGGCCCGACCCGGCGGACGGCCCCTCGGGCGTCGACCTGGGCTTCCCGCGCAACCACTGA
- a CDS encoding GAF and ANTAR domain-containing protein — translation MRLLDDAVRIEDEEGLLHRLVQDAVGLPRVEAAGCVLLPLDGHPAQSSASDDRTCRLERLQSQLLEGPGACTAHTGKLLVDLPMARPISRTRWPRFAPAVLRAGFTAVTAVPIRHDGVCGVLSLYHQRGALSPDQVERGRLLASAAAIGLAHHRALYEARVRERRLQAALDSRVLVEQAKGMLAERLDCTVGDAFELLRRHARAHRMRLRDLAGQIVSGPPAEGPFQRSPR, via the coding sequence TTGCGTCTGCTCGACGACGCGGTGCGCATTGAGGACGAGGAAGGTCTGCTGCACCGGCTGGTCCAGGACGCGGTCGGCCTGCCCCGAGTCGAAGCGGCCGGGTGTGTACTCCTCCCCCTCGACGGCCACCCTGCGCAGAGTTCGGCGAGCGACGACAGGACGTGCCGACTGGAGCGCTTGCAGAGCCAGTTGCTCGAAGGGCCGGGTGCGTGCACCGCTCACACGGGCAAACTGCTCGTCGACCTGCCCATGGCCCGCCCGATCAGCCGGACCCGGTGGCCGCGCTTCGCCCCGGCCGTCCTGCGGGCGGGGTTCACCGCCGTCACGGCGGTCCCGATCCGGCATGACGGCGTCTGCGGCGTGCTCAGCCTCTACCACCAGCGCGGGGCCCTGTCACCGGACCAGGTGGAGAGGGGCCGTCTGCTCGCCTCCGCAGCCGCCATCGGGCTGGCCCATCATCGTGCGCTGTACGAGGCGCGTGTCCGTGAACGACGGCTACAGGCCGCGCTCGACAGCCGGGTCCTCGTCGAGCAGGCCAAGGGAATGCTCGCCGAACGCCTCGACTGCACCGTGGGTGACGCCTTCGAACTGCTGCGCCGCCACGCGCGCGCCCACCGGATGAGGCTCCGCGACCTCGCCGGACAGATCGTCTCCGGTCCGCCCGCCGAGGGGCCGTTCCAGCGCTCGCCGCGTTGA
- a CDS encoding zinc-dependent alcohol dehydrogenase family protein, producing MRAVVFERYGEPAEVREVPDPVPAPHGVVVRVESTGLCRSDWHGWMGHDPDIALPHVPGHELAGVVEAVGADVRGRRAGDRVTVPFVCACGSCPSCAAGDQQVCERQTQPGFTHWGSFAEFVALDHADVNLVAMPDEMSFGTAASLGCRFATAYRAVVQQGRVAAGEWVAVHGCGGVGLSAVMIAAASGARVVAVDVSPGALELARKFGAAECVNAATTDDTAAAVRELTGGGTQLSLDALGSPVTCAASVNGLRRRGRHVQVGLLPSPTGSTPVPMARVVALELQLLGSHGMAAHTYPPMLELVRAGVLRPDLLVTSTIPLAESPAALAKMGTAPGAGVTVIEPWR from the coding sequence ATGCGTGCGGTGGTGTTCGAGCGGTACGGGGAACCGGCCGAGGTGCGGGAGGTGCCCGACCCGGTGCCCGCGCCGCACGGGGTCGTGGTGCGCGTCGAGTCCACCGGGCTGTGCCGGAGCGACTGGCACGGCTGGATGGGCCACGACCCCGACATCGCGCTGCCGCATGTGCCCGGCCATGAACTCGCCGGTGTCGTCGAGGCGGTCGGCGCCGACGTACGCGGCCGGCGGGCCGGCGACCGGGTCACCGTGCCCTTCGTCTGCGCCTGCGGGAGCTGCCCGTCCTGCGCGGCCGGTGACCAGCAGGTGTGCGAGCGGCAGACCCAGCCGGGGTTCACGCACTGGGGCTCGTTCGCGGAGTTCGTGGCGCTGGACCACGCCGACGTGAACCTCGTCGCCATGCCGGACGAGATGTCCTTCGGGACGGCGGCCTCGCTGGGCTGCCGGTTCGCGACGGCCTACCGGGCGGTGGTCCAGCAGGGCCGGGTGGCGGCGGGGGAGTGGGTCGCCGTGCACGGCTGCGGCGGTGTGGGCCTCTCCGCCGTGATGATCGCGGCGGCCTCCGGCGCCCGGGTCGTCGCGGTCGACGTGTCCCCCGGAGCACTGGAACTGGCGCGGAAGTTCGGCGCGGCGGAGTGCGTGAACGCGGCCACCACCGACGACACGGCAGCGGCCGTACGTGAACTGACCGGCGGAGGAACCCAGTTGTCGCTGGACGCGCTCGGCTCGCCGGTCACCTGCGCGGCCTCGGTGAACGGCCTGCGCCGCCGAGGCCGCCACGTCCAGGTGGGCCTGCTCCCGTCGCCCACCGGCTCGACGCCCGTCCCGATGGCCCGTGTTGTCGCCCTCGAACTCCAACTCCTGGGCAGCCACGGCATGGCCGCCCACACCTACCCGCCGATGCTTGAACTGGTGCGGGCGGGCGTTCTGCGGCCGGACCTGCTGGTCACCTCCACCATCCCGCTGGCCGAATCCCCGGCCGCACTGGCCAAGATGGGGACGGCACCGGGGGCGGGGGTCACGGTCATCGAGCCGTGGCGCTGA
- a CDS encoding sugar phosphate isomerase/epimerase family protein → MTTLSPSSASSQSSPPLSRIRVGSAPDSWGVWFPDDPQQVPWQRFLDEVSQSGYEWIELGPYGYLPTDPAVLTEETAKRGLKVSAGTVFTGLHHGEAVWEKTWAHVADNAVLAQAMGASHLVVIPSFWRDDKTGEVLEPDTLTPEQWRNLTTLTERLGHEVRERYGLQIVVHPHADTHIDSEANVTRFLDGTDSSLVSLCLDTGHYAYCGGDSVKLIETYGERIGYLHLKQVDPEILADVRANEVPFGPAVARGVMCEPPAGVPELGPVLAAAQKLDVDLFAIVEQDMYPCEPDKPLPIAQRTRAFLRSCGA, encoded by the coding sequence ATGACTACGTTGTCCCCTTCATCCGCCTCCTCCCAGTCAAGTCCCCCACTGTCACGCATCCGGGTCGGCTCGGCGCCAGACTCCTGGGGCGTGTGGTTCCCGGACGACCCCCAGCAGGTCCCCTGGCAGCGCTTCCTCGACGAGGTCTCGCAGTCCGGCTACGAGTGGATCGAGCTGGGCCCGTACGGGTACTTGCCGACCGACCCGGCCGTCCTCACCGAGGAGACGGCCAAGCGCGGGCTGAAGGTGTCCGCCGGCACGGTCTTCACCGGGCTGCACCACGGCGAGGCCGTCTGGGAGAAGACCTGGGCGCACGTCGCGGACAACGCGGTGCTCGCCCAGGCCATGGGCGCATCCCACCTGGTGGTCATCCCGTCCTTCTGGCGGGACGACAAGACCGGTGAGGTGCTGGAGCCGGACACGCTGACGCCCGAGCAGTGGCGCAACCTGACGACGCTGACCGAGCGGCTCGGACACGAGGTGCGGGAGCGGTACGGCCTCCAGATCGTCGTCCACCCGCACGCGGACACGCACATCGACAGCGAGGCGAACGTCACACGCTTCCTCGACGGCACCGACTCGTCGCTCGTCTCGCTGTGCCTGGACACCGGCCACTACGCCTACTGCGGCGGCGACAGCGTCAAGCTGATCGAGACCTACGGCGAGCGGATCGGCTACCTGCACCTCAAGCAGGTCGACCCCGAGATCCTCGCGGACGTACGGGCGAACGAGGTCCCGTTCGGCCCGGCGGTCGCCCGCGGCGTCATGTGCGAACCCCCGGCCGGCGTACCGGAGCTGGGGCCCGTCCTGGCCGCCGCCCAGAAGCTGGACGTGGACCTGTTCGCGATCGTCGAGCAGGACATGTACCCCTGCGAGCCGGACAAGCCGCTGCCGATCGCGCAGCGGACCCGCGCGTTCCTGAGGTCCTGCGGGGCCTGA
- a CDS encoding GAF and ANTAR domain-containing protein: MWSQQRGDDPWDRQHVTDALARASRGPGTRQVPAALCQATLRLLPVTGVSVSLGAGNSVRALWCASDETAARIAEAQYTLGDGPCRAALELAAPVLAADLTGGPDARRWPVFSQAAVELGVRAVFSLPLGTSGQAIGTLDLYRDAVGALSERELRIALLVRDAVTYAVLNQLPGAEDNGRSANGGVASWVEAAAADHAEVHQAVGMIMVQLGIDPRQALDRMRARAFAQGRTVTEVARDVLTRSVRFHPDEDTRRRGTDEEGR; encoded by the coding sequence GTGTGGTCCCAACAGCGCGGTGACGACCCCTGGGACCGGCAGCACGTCACGGATGCCCTCGCCCGGGCCTCCCGGGGACCGGGCACCAGGCAGGTGCCCGCGGCATTGTGCCAGGCGACTTTGCGGCTTCTCCCGGTGACCGGCGTCTCGGTGTCCCTGGGCGCGGGCAACTCCGTACGCGCCCTGTGGTGCGCCAGCGACGAGACCGCGGCCCGTATCGCCGAGGCGCAGTACACGCTCGGTGACGGCCCGTGCCGGGCCGCGCTGGAGCTGGCGGCGCCGGTTCTGGCCGCGGACCTGACCGGGGGGCCCGATGCCCGCCGGTGGCCGGTTTTCTCACAGGCTGCGGTCGAACTGGGTGTCCGTGCGGTGTTCTCCCTGCCCCTCGGGACCAGCGGGCAGGCCATCGGCACCCTCGACCTGTACCGCGACGCCGTCGGCGCCCTGTCCGAACGGGAGCTGCGGATCGCTCTGCTGGTGCGCGACGCCGTCACCTACGCCGTGCTCAACCAGCTGCCCGGGGCGGAGGACAACGGCCGGTCGGCCAACGGCGGAGTAGCGTCGTGGGTGGAAGCCGCGGCGGCCGATCACGCGGAAGTCCACCAGGCCGTGGGAATGATCATGGTTCAGCTGGGGATCGACCCCCGGCAGGCGCTCGACCGCATGCGGGCCCGGGCCTTCGCCCAGGGACGCACGGTCACCGAGGTGGCTCGTGACGTCCTCACCCGCTCGGTCCGCTTCCACCCGGACGAGGACACCCGGCGCCGCGGTACAGACGAAGAGGGACGGTGA
- a CDS encoding STAS domain-containing protein: MSVDESGFVMREHIMRTDTENTIVTIVIELRGEIDIQASLTLTPRTDRLVAGQPLDLVVDLRAVTFLDGGGLRLLDRIQDRAVARGGELRIVRGAARVMRVFRPACAERDFTFLDGLPTGPGQDDGRPPCAIGVV, encoded by the coding sequence ATGAGCGTCGACGAATCCGGCTTCGTCATGCGTGAACACATCATGCGGACGGATACGGAGAACACCATTGTCACCATTGTCATCGAACTGCGCGGAGAGATCGATATCCAGGCGTCCCTCACTCTGACGCCCCGGACGGACCGGCTCGTCGCCGGGCAGCCGCTGGACCTGGTGGTCGACCTGCGCGCGGTGACCTTCCTGGACGGCGGTGGCCTGCGGCTCCTGGACCGGATCCAGGATCGTGCCGTCGCCCGCGGTGGAGAACTGCGGATCGTGCGCGGCGCGGCGCGGGTGATGCGGGTCTTCCGGCCGGCGTGCGCCGAGCGGGACTTCACCTTCCTCGACGGTCTGCCCACAGGGCCGGGCCAGGACGACGGCCGTCCGCCCTGCGCGATCGGCGTCGTCTGA
- a CDS encoding helix-turn-helix transcriptional regulator, which translates to MTDRRLWSYKEIAAHIRVQPDTVRSYRKHGLLPAPDHMEGGKPYWYADTVRAWVAARPGNRGRRDD; encoded by the coding sequence ATGACCGACCGACGGCTCTGGTCGTACAAAGAGATCGCCGCACACATCCGCGTCCAGCCGGACACCGTGCGCTCGTACCGCAAACACGGCCTGCTGCCCGCACCCGACCACATGGAGGGCGGCAAGCCCTACTGGTACGCCGACACCGTACGAGCGTGGGTCGCCGCCCGCCCGGGCAACCGCGGCCGAAGAGACGACTGA
- the iolD gene encoding 3D-(3,5/4)-trihydroxycyclohexane-1,2-dione acylhydrolase (decyclizing) has product MTPPVSVSVPTTRLTVAQALVRFLAAQYTERDGVRRRLIEATWGIFGHGNVAGLGQALVEYADDMPFHQGRNEQSMVHAAVGYARQSNRLSAHAVTTSIGPGATNLVTGAALATINHLPVLLLPGDTFATRSADPVLQQLEVPYAGDVSVNDCLRPVSRYFDRVTRPEALIPAALQAMRVLADPVETGAVTLALPQDVQAEAYDWPDEFFADRVWHVRRPAADPDELAEAVRAIRAARRPLIIAGGGVHHSRAEAVLAEFASATRIPVASTQAGKGSLRHDHPQDVGGIGHTGTATADELARLADLVIGVGTRYTDFTTASNTLFAAPDVRFLNLNIAPYDGHKLSATPLIADARSALEQLTEALALHEHRVTDEYAREYTEDKERWEQRVDAAYEADEPDVRPTQPQVLGALDALADESDIIINAAGSLPGDLHKLWRARSQDQYHLEYGYSCMGYEIPAAIGVKLAAPERPVWALVGDGTYLMMPTEIVTAVQEGIAIKLLLIQNHGYASIGGLSESVGGERFGTAYRYQADDGTYTGAPLPVDLAANVASLGMRVLRAKTVRELRAALAEARAADTPTCVYVETETADTVSGAPPAQAWWDVPVAETATRPSAVKARELYERHVSTRRRHL; this is encoded by the coding sequence ATGACCCCGCCCGTATCCGTCTCCGTCCCGACGACGAGGCTCACGGTCGCGCAGGCGCTCGTACGCTTCCTGGCGGCCCAGTACACCGAGCGGGACGGCGTCCGACGCCGCCTGATCGAGGCCACCTGGGGCATCTTCGGCCACGGGAACGTCGCCGGGCTCGGCCAGGCGCTCGTCGAGTACGCGGACGACATGCCGTTCCACCAGGGCCGCAACGAACAGTCCATGGTTCACGCGGCAGTTGGTTACGCGCGGCAGTCCAACCGCCTCTCCGCGCACGCCGTGACGACGTCCATCGGCCCCGGCGCGACCAACCTCGTCACCGGCGCCGCGCTCGCCACGATCAACCACCTCCCGGTGCTCCTCCTCCCCGGAGACACCTTCGCGACCCGTTCGGCGGACCCGGTCCTCCAGCAACTCGAAGTCCCGTACGCGGGTGATGTGTCGGTCAACGACTGTCTGCGCCCGGTGTCGAGGTACTTCGACCGCGTCACGCGCCCCGAGGCGCTGATCCCGGCGGCGTTGCAGGCGATGCGGGTCCTCGCCGACCCCGTCGAGACGGGTGCCGTAACTCTCGCTCTGCCGCAGGACGTTCAGGCCGAGGCGTACGACTGGCCGGACGAGTTCTTCGCCGACCGCGTGTGGCACGTACGCCGCCCGGCCGCCGATCCCGACGAGCTGGCGGAAGCGGTACGGGCGATCCGTGCCGCGCGCCGGCCCCTGATCATCGCGGGCGGCGGAGTCCACCACAGCCGCGCCGAGGCGGTGTTGGCGGAGTTCGCCTCGGCGACCCGCATCCCCGTCGCCTCCACCCAGGCCGGCAAGGGCTCCCTGCGACACGACCACCCCCAGGACGTTGGCGGCATCGGTCACACGGGAACAGCGACAGCGGACGAACTCGCCCGCCTGGCAGACCTGGTGATAGGCGTCGGCACCCGCTACACGGACTTCACCACGGCCTCCAACACCCTGTTCGCCGCGCCGGACGTCCGCTTCCTGAACCTCAACATCGCTCCGTACGACGGCCACAAGCTGTCCGCCACCCCGCTGATCGCGGACGCCCGCAGCGCCCTGGAACAGCTGACCGAGGCACTGGCGCTCCACGAGCACCGGGTCACTGACGAGTACGCCCGCGAGTACACCGAGGACAAGGAACGCTGGGAACAGCGCGTCGACGCCGCCTACGAGGCCGACGAGCCGGACGTACGACCGACGCAGCCGCAGGTGCTCGGCGCGCTGGACGCCCTCGCCGACGAGTCGGACATCATCATCAACGCGGCCGGCTCCCTCCCCGGTGACCTGCACAAACTCTGGCGTGCGCGGTCGCAGGACCAGTACCACCTCGAATACGGCTACTCCTGCATGGGATACGAGATCCCGGCCGCGATCGGTGTGAAACTGGCGGCGCCCGAGCGTCCCGTATGGGCGCTGGTGGGCGACGGCACATACCTGATGATGCCGACGGAGATCGTGACGGCCGTACAGGAGGGGATCGCCATCAAGCTTCTCCTCATCCAGAACCACGGCTACGCGTCCATCGGCGGCCTGTCCGAGTCGGTGGGCGGCGAGCGCTTCGGCACCGCCTACCGCTATCAGGCGGACGACGGAACGTACACGGGTGCCCCCCTGCCCGTGGACCTGGCCGCCAACGTGGCGAGCCTGGGCATGCGCGTCCTGCGCGCGAAGACGGTACGGGAGCTGCGGGCGGCGCTCGCCGAGGCCCGTGCCGCCGACACTCCCACTTGTGTCTACGTCGAGACGGAAACGGCAGACACAGTGTCGGGCGCGCCTCCGGCGCAGGCCTGGTGGGATGTTCCTGTGGCCGAGACCGCGACCCGCCCGTCAGCGGTCAAGGCACGTGAGCTGTACGAACGGCACGTCTCTACCCGACGCCGCCATCTGTGA